AAAACAAAAGCAATTATTACTTTTGCACTATGTGGTTTCGCTAACTTTAGTTCAATTGCTATTTTAATTGGTGGATTAGGGGGTATGGCTCCAAATCGCCGTAGCGATGTAGCCCGAATGGGAATTAAAGCAGTTATTGCAGGAACACTATCAAACCTAATGAGTGCGGCAATTGCTGGATTATTTATCGGTATAGGCGGAGCTATTCTGTAAACCTGATTTAATCTTATCAGCACCACAGGAAACTGTGGTGTTGTCTTTTTAGGGCAAGTTAAACGATTGCGTTTACATTTGCTTTTAGTAAGAGGAAAATAGAAAAATGAATTTAAAAAAAATTGCACAACAAGCCTTGTCTTTAATGGATTTAACCACATTAAATGATAATGATACAGATGAAAAAGTTATCTCGCTCTGTCAACAAGCTAATACTAAATTTGGTTCACCCGCTGCAATTTGTATTTATCCTCGCTTTATTCCAATTGCTCGGAAAACATTACAAGCACAGGGTAATAATCACACTAAAATTGCAACTGTTACAAATTTTCCTCATGGGAATGAAGATATTGAAATTGCAGTGGCTGAAACTAAAGCAGCCATTGCTTATGGTGCAGATGAAGTTGATGTTGTCCTCCCTTATAAAGCACTCATTGCAGGCAATAGTGAAGTAGGTTTTGAGCTTGTTAGCCAATGTAAAGCGGTATGCAATACAGCAAATGTTGTCCTAAAAGTGATTATTGAAACGGGAGAACTAAAAACTGAAACACTTATTCGCCAAGCAAGTGAAATTGCCATTAAAGCAGGCGCCGATTTTATTAAAACCTCAACAGGTAAAGTATCTGTTAATGCAACACTTGAATCCGCACGTATTATGCTTGAAACAATTCGTGATCTTAATGTTGCAGAAACTGTAGGCTTTAAAGCCGCAGGTGGTGTTAAAACAACAGAAGATGCAGCTAGATACTTGGAGATTGCAGCACAGACCCTCGGAGATACATGGATCAATACTAGACATTTCCGATTTGGCGCATCAAGTTTATTAGATAACTTATTAGCAACATTAAACGATCAGCAAACAAACACTGAAACTGCTGGTTATTAACTCACAAGCGGTTCGATCTTGTAAAAATTTATCTAATCTAACCGCTTATCCATTTCTTAATTTATCAATAGAAAGGAACAAAAAATGAAACGTGTATTTATTATGATGCTCGACTCTTTCGGTATTGGTTATACCGAAGATGCTGAAAAATTTGGTGATAAAGGGGCAAACACACTAGGACATATTGCACAACAATGTGCCGAAGGCAAAGCCGATGATCACCGCCGTTCAGGTGCTTTAAAACTACCAAATATGAATAAATTAGGTTTAGGTTTAGCTGCAAAAGAATCTAGCGGTGAATACCCAGCAGGACTGACACAAGATGTACAACTTGCAGGTGGATATTGCCATGCAAAAGAAATTTCATCAGGAAAAGATACTCCATCTGGCCACTGGGAAGTTGCTGGTGTACCAGTTCTATTTGATTGGGGATATTTCCCTGAACATCAAAATAGCTTTCCACAAGAACTATTAGATAAGATTGTAAAACGAGCTAATCTCAAAGGTTACTTAGGTAACTGCCATTCATCAGGCACCGTTATTTTAGATGAGCTAGGTGAAGAGCATATGCGTACAGGCTTACCTATTTTCTATACTTCTGCTGACTCAGTGTTCCAAATTGCTTGCCACGAAGAAACCTATGGTTTAGAAAAACTCTATGAACTTTGCCAAATTGTACGTGAAGAATTAGAAGGCTATAATATTGGGCGTGTTATTGCTCGTCCATTCATTGGAAAAAAGGCTGGTGAATTTAGCCGCACAGGTAATCGTAAAGATTATGCAGTTGAACCACCTTCAGCGACGGTATTACAAAAATTAGTTGAAGAAAAAGGTGGCGAAGTTGTTTCTATCGGTAAAATTGCCGATATTTACGCCCATACAGGTATTACTCGTAAAATCAAAGCAACAGGCTTGCCTGAACTCTTTGATCGCACCTTAGAAGAAGTAAAAGCTGCCGGAAATAACACCATTGTATTTACTAACTTCGTAAACTTCGACTCTGATTTTGGCCATCGCCGTGATGTTGCAGGCTATGCAGATGCACTTGAATATTGGGATAGCCGCTTACCTGAATTACTGGCATTGATTCAAGATGAAGATCTACTTATCATTACGGCCGATCACGGTTGTGATCCTACATGGCAAGGAACAGATCATACTCGTGAACATACACCAATCCTACTTTACGGCAAAGATGTTGCAAAACAATCTTACGGTCGCCGTGAAACATTTGCTGATATCGGACAGACTATCGCAAATTACTTTAGCCTATCACCAATGGATTATGGCTCTACAATTATTGATTTTAATAAATAACCCACAGGCACCTTTCGGTGCCTTCCTATAAGTAAATAAGAGGACACTTCAATGACTCCACATATTAACGCACCTGCTGGTGCATTTGCTGATGTTGTTTTAATGCCAGGCGACCCACTTAGAGCAAAATATATTGCAGAAACATTTTTAGAGAATGCTGAATTAGTTACCGATGTCCGCAATATGTTCGGCTATACCGGCACCTATAAAGGGCGCAAAATTTCTGTAATGGGGCACGGAATGGGTATCCCATCTTGCTCAATTTATGCAAAAGAGCTGATTACTGAATATGGAGTGAAAAAAATTATCCGTGTTGGCTCTTGTGGTGCAGTTCGCCCAGATGTAAAACTACGTGAAGTAATTATCGGTATCGGAGCTTGCACTGATTCAAAAGTCAACCGTATCCGTTTTAAAGATAATGATTTCGCTGCTATTGCTGATTTTGATATGGCAGTTGCGGCAGTCGAAGCAGCAAAAGAAAAAGGGATTAACGTTCGTGTAGGTAACCTTTATTCAGCCGATCTATTCTATACACCAGACGTTGAAATGTTTGATGTAATGGAAAAATATGGCATTTTAGGAGTTGAAATGGAAGCCGCTGGTATTTATGGTGTAGCCTCAGAATTTGGAGCAAAAGCCTTATCTATCTGTACCGTTTCTGATCATATTCGTACTCATGAGCAAACAACCGCAGAAGAACGCCAATTAACTTTCAATGATATGATTGAAATTGCATTAGAATCAGTACTAATTGGTGATAAAGCCTAAGCACAAAATTAATGCCCATTCTCACCGCTTGTGAGTAATAAAAGGCTATAAAAAATGCCGAATAATATATTCGGCATTTTTATTTATCTCATTTATAAAGTTAGATAAATACTTGTTCTTGAGCTTGATAACCTTGTGGCACAATAGCTTTATCATCGAAGGTTACAAATTCCCACGCATTTTGATTTGCTAATACAGCTCTTAGTAATTTATTATTCAACCCGTGCCCTGATTTATATGCAGTAAAATCGCCTAGAATATTATAACCACACATAAATAAATCACCAACAGCGTCTAACATTTTATGACGAACCAATTCATCTTTAAAACGTAAGCCATCTTCATTTAGTACACGGAATTCATCAAATACAATCGCATTATCTAAACTACCGCCTAATGCTAGACCAATAGACTGCAAATATTCAACGTCTTTCATAAAAGTAAAGGTACGAGCACGACTTAATTGTTGAACAAAATTTTGTGCTGAAAATTCCATTTGATAATGACGAACATCTTTATTAATCATCGGATGATTAAAATCAATTGTAAAATCCAACTTTAACCCATTATGATAAGGCTTAAACTCTGCCCATTTATCATTTTCTTCAACTCGAACAGTTTCTTTGATACGAATAAATTTCTTCAATGCATTTTGTTCTTCAATACCAGTATCAAGTAAAAGATAAATAAAAGGACTTGCACTTCCGTCCATAATTGGAATTTCGGGAGCATCAACTTCTACAATTAAGTTATCTAAACCCAATGCAGACATTGCTGCATTTAAGTGTTCTACTGTTGAAATACGAACTCCTTCATCATTGACCATACAGGTACAAAGTGTTGTATCACGGATAGCATCTGCACTTGCAGGAAAATAAACGACAGGATCAAGATCCGTACGAGCATAAATAATTCCTGTATTAGCTGGTGCGGGGCGTAACGTTAGCGTTACCTTTTTACCACTATGTAAACCAATTCCAGTTACTTTTGTTGCTTGTTTAAGAGTTCTTTGCTTTATCATATCGTTTCCTTATTTTCCCACAGATTATTGCCCATTACGCATAAAGCCAGGAATAATTGAAGTTGGTGAAAATACTTGTGAACTATCTACTTGTTGTGGTTTTGCTGCCGTTTGTTGCGGTTGAGCAAATTGGGCTGGCTGTTGTGCAAACTGTGTTGGTTGCTGATATCCACCCATTGTATTCACAAACTGTGGTTGATTTGGCTGTGTCGTTTGTGCTGTCTGCTGTGGCTGTGGTGCAGCATTCACAAAACCTTGTTGATTTTGAAATCCCGTTACTCGTGGTGGAGTAATATCTTCTGGCTGCCCAATTCCAGTTGCAACTAATGTTACTCGAATTTTACCTTCCATTTCTGCATTAAATGCAGAACCTAAAATAATTACAGCATCTGGATCGGCAAAGCTAGTAACATATTCCATAATGGTGTTTACTTCAGCAAGTTCAATATCAAATCCAGAAGAAATATTTACTAAAATACCTTTTGCACCTGATAAATCAACATCTTCTAATAATGGGCTAGCAACGGCTTCTTTTGCTGCATTTTCTGCACGATTTTCACCTTCGGCAATTCCTGTTCCCATCATTGCACGCCCCATTTCAGACATTACTTTTTTCACGTCTGCAAAGTCCACATTCACTAAACCTTCAGATGTAATCATATCCGTAATACCTAATACTGCATTACGTAATACATCATTTGCAACACCAAAAGCCTCACTGAATTTTACATTTTTAGGTAATACTTTTAATAATTTATCGTTTTGAATAATAATTAGAGAATCAACATGTTTAGCAAGTTCTTTTATACCTTGCTCAGCATAGCCTGAACGTTTTCTACCTTCGAAA
This portion of the Vespertiliibacter pulmonis genome encodes:
- the lpxC gene encoding UDP-3-O-acyl-N-acetylglucosamine deacetylase, with amino-acid sequence MIKQRTLKQATKVTGIGLHSGKKVTLTLRPAPANTGIIYARTDLDPVVYFPASADAIRDTTLCTCMVNDEGVRISTVEHLNAAMSALGLDNLIVEVDAPEIPIMDGSASPFIYLLLDTGIEEQNALKKFIRIKETVRVEENDKWAEFKPYHNGLKLDFTIDFNHPMINKDVRHYQMEFSAQNFVQQLSRARTFTFMKDVEYLQSIGLALGGSLDNAIVFDEFRVLNEDGLRFKDELVRHKMLDAVGDLFMCGYNILGDFTAYKSGHGLNNKLLRAVLANQNAWEFVTFDDKAIVPQGYQAQEQVFI
- the deoD gene encoding purine-nucleoside phosphorylase, whose product is MTPHINAPAGAFADVVLMPGDPLRAKYIAETFLENAELVTDVRNMFGYTGTYKGRKISVMGHGMGIPSCSIYAKELITEYGVKKIIRVGSCGAVRPDVKLREVIIGIGACTDSKVNRIRFKDNDFAAIADFDMAVAAVEAAKEKGINVRVGNLYSADLFYTPDVEMFDVMEKYGILGVEMEAAGIYGVASEFGAKALSICTVSDHIRTHEQTTAEERQLTFNDMIEIALESVLIGDKA
- the ftsZ gene encoding cell division protein FtsZ; protein product: MFEPIYESTQDAVIKVIGVGGGGGNALNHMVSTQSEDAGSVEFFSVNTDAQVLRSSAVRNTIQIGATVTKGLGAGADPNVGHQAAEEDRDALTNMLAGADMVFIAVGMGGGTGTGAAPVIAEIAKNQGALTVGIVTKPFSFEGRKRSGYAEQGIKELAKHVDSLIIIQNDKLLKVLPKNVKFSEAFGVANDVLRNAVLGITDMITSEGLVNVDFADVKKVMSEMGRAMMGTGIAEGENRAENAAKEAVASPLLEDVDLSGAKGILVNISSGFDIELAEVNTIMEYVTSFADPDAVIILGSAFNAEMEGKIRVTLVATGIGQPEDITPPRVTGFQNQQGFVNAAPQPQQTAQTTQPNQPQFVNTMGGYQQPTQFAQQPAQFAQPQQTAAKPQQVDSSQVFSPTSIIPGFMRNGQ
- the deoC gene encoding deoxyribose-phosphate aldolase — protein: MNLKKIAQQALSLMDLTTLNDNDTDEKVISLCQQANTKFGSPAAICIYPRFIPIARKTLQAQGNNHTKIATVTNFPHGNEDIEIAVAETKAAIAYGADEVDVVLPYKALIAGNSEVGFELVSQCKAVCNTANVVLKVIIETGELKTETLIRQASEIAIKAGADFIKTSTGKVSVNATLESARIMLETIRDLNVAETVGFKAAGGVKTTEDAARYLEIAAQTLGDTWINTRHFRFGASSLLDNLLATLNDQQTNTETAGY
- a CDS encoding phosphopentomutase, with translation MKRVFIMMLDSFGIGYTEDAEKFGDKGANTLGHIAQQCAEGKADDHRRSGALKLPNMNKLGLGLAAKESSGEYPAGLTQDVQLAGGYCHAKEISSGKDTPSGHWEVAGVPVLFDWGYFPEHQNSFPQELLDKIVKRANLKGYLGNCHSSGTVILDELGEEHMRTGLPIFYTSADSVFQIACHEETYGLEKLYELCQIVREELEGYNIGRVIARPFIGKKAGEFSRTGNRKDYAVEPPSATVLQKLVEEKGGEVVSIGKIADIYAHTGITRKIKATGLPELFDRTLEEVKAAGNNTIVFTNFVNFDSDFGHRRDVAGYADALEYWDSRLPELLALIQDEDLLIITADHGCDPTWQGTDHTREHTPILLYGKDVAKQSYGRRETFADIGQTIANYFSLSPMDYGSTIIDFNK